A portion of the Cryptomeria japonica chromosome 5, Sugi_1.0, whole genome shotgun sequence genome contains these proteins:
- the LOC131875894 gene encoding receptor-like protein 7 translates to MWPRSEYEPPQGFLLMLNDNLFTGNIPPSLCNSSVQVRKLNLENNKLDGTIPWCLIEDGQRVYELNLGGNSFKGRMPKGLVISSAISTLVIKRNQLSGTFLPSFTNETALQVVDIGHHKFTGHLPKSIGKISSLKVLVMKDNQFSDNIPPEIGNLKQLQILDLSSNNLSGSIPHNIVLLRAMSVAREDGYVLQSEVVYKNGDSFIVITIDQTKNFYLGGLDMTSKGTELDYPYILSTLTAIDLSNNQLSGVVPLDFGKLKGLRFLNLSMNSLSGIIPHSLGNMSQLESLDLSSNKLSGNIPSELQSLSYLAYLNLSSNNLSGNIPQGGQMITFENTSYSGNPNLQGCPLPRNCNWPKFAPPYPVSNSEDKDEEEREQIPWYNIGLGWSYGAGFLSMVVLLISAKQSWRMKYFMGVDNILKFLLPFVRNRSL, encoded by the coding sequence ATGTGGCCAAGAAGTGAATACGAACCTCCCCAGGGTTTTCTATTAATGCTCAATGACAATTTGTTTACCGGGAACATTCCTCCAAGCCTGTGCAATTCATCTGTACAGGTGCGAAAGTTAAATCTTGAAAACAACAAGTTGGACGGAACGATTCCTTGGTGTTTGATCGAGGATGGACAAAGGGTTTATGAGTTAAATTTAGGAGGTAATAGCTTTAAGGGAAGGATGCCCAAAGGGCTAGTCATCTCGTCTGCTATCAGCACCTTGGTGATAAAAAGAAATCAGCTCAGCGGAACCTTCCTTCCCTCATTTACCAATGAGACAGCTTTACAAGTAGTTGATATTGGGCACCACAAATTCACAGGACATCTTCCAAAGTCAATTGGGAAAATTTCATCTCTTAAAGTGCTGGTGATGAAGGACAACCAGTTCAGCGATAACATTCCTCCAGAAATTGGCAACCTGAAGCAGCTCCAGATCCTAGACCTTTCGTCCAACAACTTATCGGGCTCTATTCCACACAATATTGTACTTTTACGAGCAATGTCTGTAGCAAGAGAGGATGGCTATGTGTTGCAGAGTGAAGTGGTGTATAAGAATGGAGATTCATTTATAGTTATTACTATTGATCAAACGAAGAACTTTTACCTTGGTGGACTGGATATGACTTCCAAAGGTACAGAACTTgactatccatacattctttccaCACTCACTGCAATAGATCTCTCCAACAATCAATTGAGTGGAGTTGTTCCTCTTGATTTTGGAAAGTTGAAGGGGTTGAGGTTTCTGAATCTATCCATGAACAGTCTGAGTGGAATTATTCCACATAGTTTGGGGAATATGAGCCAACTTGAATCGTTGGATCTTTCTTCAAACAAACTTTCAGGAAATATTCCTTCAGAGCTTCAATCTCTGAGCTATTTGGCATATTTAAATTTGTCTAGCAATAATCTTTCTGGAAACATACCACAAGGAGGGCAGATGATTACATTTGAAAATACATCATATTCTGGAAACCCAAATTTGCAGGGATGCCCACTTCCAAGGAATTGCAATTGGCCAAAATTCGCACCTCCTTATCCTGTAAGTAATagtgaagataaagatgaagaggAGAGAGAGCAGATACCCTGGTATAACATTGGATTAGGATGGTCATATGGAGCAGGCTTTCTGAGTATGGTAGTGTTATTGATTTCAGCGAAACAGAGTTGGAGAATGAAATACTTCATGGGGGTCGATAATATTTTGAAATTTCTGCTTCCTTTCGTGCGTAATAGAAGTTTATGA